Genomic segment of Thiomonas sp. FB-Cd:
GAGCCGTAGCCAATGCCGATGAGCAGAGCGCCGGGCAGCAGCAACGCCACGCGACCGCTGGCGACCAGTCCCAACCCGCAGGCACTCAGTCCGAGACAGAACTGCGCCACGCGCACCGCGCCGTAGCGCACGACCGGCCCGCCCACGTTGATCGCTGAAAGCATCGCGCCGACGTACAGCGCGCCGCTGAACACGCCCACCGCGCTCAGCGGCAGCGCAGTGGCCGCAGCCACCGCCGGAGCGATCGCCGGCACCGCAAGCGCGACCATGGACACCAGGGTCTGCACCGCCAACATGCTCACCAGCGCCAGCGCCGGGAATGCCCCGGAGCCCTGCGCCGGCGGCACGCCGCCGCTTTGCGAGGCGCTCAAGATTCCCATGCCGCCACTGCGTCGGCGGGACCGTTTCCGAACATATTGTTGCTCACCATTGCATCGTAGCTCGGGGGGTCATGGCCACGCGCAGGGCGATGGCGTCGACCGCGGAGATGGGGCCCGCCTGGAACGTCGCGAGCACGCCACGCAGGCGTGGCTATGCGAGCCCCTGGAGGACAGGCGCATCGCCTGGCCGTGCCACATGCCTATCGGCGGGTGCCAGCGCCAAGGAGCAGGCGGCTGCGCGCTGCAGCCGCAGCAGGATTTCCGGCAAGCGCGGCCACCCCGGCCGGCCGAGCTGACAGCGCAGCCTTCTCAAATGCACGGCGGACTGCCGCATAGCCACAATTTTCGAGCCAAGCATTCAGACTGGAAATCCGAGCTGATGGCGCCAGCGGGATGCTGTGATGACGGCAAAGCAACACAGGTGATGTGGATTCTTGAATCCTGGCGAATGGCCATTACGGTAGATTGGGGACGACCCTCACCTAAATGAGGGGCTCCTCACCTGGGAGGAACATCATGAGCACGTTCATACGATTTCTGCACAAAGCTTTTCCAGGCCTCGAGTCGCAAGAGGGGCTCAACGAGGATTACCTTGCGCAGTCTGTCGACACGGCAGACCTTGAGCGCCGCATGCACGACCTATAGTACAGCGGCATCGAGCATGAGCCTTACCCGCTGAGCACGTCAGTGCCCGGCGTTTCGGGCTGGAGGCCGATGTGGTAACCAGCGACACCTCTGATTACGCTTGAGCTCAGGGCGCGAAACTGTGGTCCGGCGTGGCAAACACTTACGACCCGGCACCCTTCTTTTCTGCAACCAAGATGCTGCTACGCGTGCCGTTTGATGCGCAGCGTGAGCAATACGCGAGCCCGGTTCGAGCAGGACTCGTCGAGCGCAATGCTACCCACGTAGGTGTGTCGTGAGTAACCGTGGGTGTTGCCAGCAGAGGCCCTCGGAACTAAGGATAAGCGGTAGAGCAACCCGCTGCCGCGGCAGAATCTGAGGTGCATGGCGACGAACTTGGTGACAGGTGATGCAGTGTGCAGTCACCAAGCCTCGCCCAGTCTCCCGCGCAACCACATCAGGACCCATGAACAAGCTGCGCGCATCAAGAGTTGGCCAGTCCGCCTGCCGATAAATCTGCTTGCTAGACAGGTGCAGAGCTGGGTGGTCTGCACCACCGAAGCACCCGCGGCGCATCGTCCAAGGCCTGATTCGAGTGGCTTCTTGTCGTCATAAGTGTCCTTGGAAATCCAAGAAGACCGTGCGCGCGGCACCAACCGCGCCGATTTGGCACCGATTTGGCACAGCGGGCCCCGGAAAGCACAAAGGCCGCAGAATCTGCGGCCTTTGCAAGTTCTTCATTTTCCGAAGAAAATTCAGGAAATTCATGGTCGGGGTGAGAGGATTCGAACCTCCGGCCTCTACGTCCCGAACGTAGCGCTCTACCAGGCTAAGCTACACCCCGATGAGGATTCGCAGCATATCAGCATGCCGATCATGCATTGCGATCCAAAGAGTAAGAACACAAGTTTATCAGAGCCTCACGAGCAGGAGTGACTGCTAGACCCTCGATCAGGCTTCGCGCGCGGTTGAGTTCGGTCTGCGCACTGGCGTAGACGACGTCAAGCGCGCCGCATTTCTGAACAATTTGCAGAACTCGGGGCATCTCATCCGACAGGCCTTCGCGGATGGCGTCTTCAATGACCTTGCGCTCGGGCGGCGAGCAGCGCTTCATGGCGACAATCAGGGGAAGAGTGGGCTTACCCTCACGCAAATCATCACCGACGTTTTTGCCCATCTCGGCGGCCTTGCCGCTGTAATCCAAAGCATCGTCAATCAATTGGAAGGCTGTACCGATGCACCGGCCATAGCTGGCGGCCGCCGCCTCATGCTCCGCGCTGGTGCCCGCAAGCACGGCCCCAATGCGAGCGGCAGCCTCGAACAAGGTAGCGGTCTTGTAATTGATGACCTGCAGATAACGCTCGTCGCCGATATCCGGGTCATGCATGTTCAGCAACTGCAGAACTTCACCTTCGGCGATGACGTTGGTGGCGTCAGCCAGGATTTGCAGAATGCGCATGTCGCCAGCTTTCACCATCATCTGGAAAGCGCGCGAGTACAGAAAATCCCCGGCCAGGACGCTGGCCGCGTTGCCGAAAGTGGCATTCGAGGTCTTGCGCCCGCGCCGCAATTCGGACTCGTCGACCACGTCGTCGTGCAGCAGAGTGGCGGTGTGAATCAACTCGACCACCGCCGCAAGCAGATGATGGTGCGGTCCCTGATAGCCGTGCGCCTTGGCGATGAGCAGCAACAGCGCCGGGCGTAATCGCTTGCCTCCGGCAGAAACGATGTAGGCACTGATCGCATTGATCAGCTGCACCTCGGACGTGAGATTGTGCCGGATGGTCGCATCGACCTCCAGCATGTCCGAAGCTATTGGAGCAAGTATCGACTGAATCGAGTGCGAGGAGGTCACGAAGTGCGCTGGTCTAAGGATGGGTTCGCGCTGATGGCGGCGCGGATCATGGCCAAGAAGGCCTGCGGCATTTTATAGGCCTCGCCATGGCAGCAGGCCGGCTTGAACCCACACGGCAGCAAGGTATGCCACGTACCGAACCGTCGCGCGCCGGTCCCGCACACGGCAGCGAGCGCGAACATGACGCAACCGCTGGGCTCTGCTATGATGCAATGTTCATCGGCCAATGGAGGACTTGCGTGCTCCATGCGCTGATTCGTCGAGCCCAGGTGAGGACCCGTGCTCGAAGTACGGACGTTTAGCGACGTCAATAAGCGGTGCTGGCGGAAAAGTCAGTTGCGCATGGGGCGCAGGCGCTCGGTAGCTTGATACGAGCGGGTGAACCCATACAGCCACGACTTGAACGACGCACATTCAATTTCAGGAGTTGTCATATGTATGCGGTCATAAAAACCGGTGGCAAGCAGTACAAAGTCTGCGCCGGCGAAAAGATCAAGGTAGAACAGTTATCCGCAGACATTGGCCAAGACATCGTGATCGATCAGGTGCTCGCCGTCTTTGATGGCGCGGACACCCGTATCGGCACCCCGCTATTGGCGGGTGCGGCGGTGAAGGCCAAAGTCTTGGCGCATGGGCGAGGCGAGAAGGTGCATATTTTCAAAATGCGCCGTCGCAAGCACTATCAGAAGCGGCAAGGACACCGGCAGAACTACACCGAGCTGCAAATCGAAAGCATTGCTGCTTGAGGAGCAAGAAACATGGCACAGAAAAAAGGTGGCGGTTCAACCCGCAACGGGCGTGACTCCGAAGCCAAGCGGCTGGGGGTCAAGGCCTTCGGTGGCGAGGCCATCCCGGCCGGCTCGATCATCGTGCGCCAGCGCGGCACACGCTTTCATGCAGGCGTCAACGTGGGCATGGGCAAGGATCACACGCTGTTCGCGCTGGTCGACGGGCAAGTGCAATTCGGCCGTAAGGGCGAGCACAACCGCCAGTACGTCAACATCACCCCGCTGAACACGGCCGAGGCCTGAGTTTGGCTGGTGCCGGAGCCTTCCGGCACCTTCACTGGCAGTGCTCAAGCCCCGGCTTGCGGCTCCCTGGCATTGCGTCCAGAGAGTGGCAAACCGGGGCTTGTGTTTTCGGGTCCAAAAATTGTGAAATTCATCGACGAAGCGCAGATCGAAGTCTTTGCCGGCAATGGCGGCAACGGCTGCATGTCCTTTCGTCGCGAAAAGTTTATCCCCTTCGGTGGCCCCGACGGCGGTGATGGCGGGCGTGGCGGCCATGTCTATGTGCAAGCCGACTCCAACCTCAACACCCTGATTGATTTCCGTTACCAGCGCCTGTACCGGGCACGCAATGGGGAACATGGTCGTGGTGCCGACCAATTCGGGGCGGCTGGCGAGGACATGCTGTTGCGTGTGCCGGTGGGCACCCTTGTTCGGGATGCGGAGACCGACGAGGTGGTGGCGGATCTCACCCAATCGGGGCAGCGCATTGTGCTTGCCCACGGCGGAGCAGGCGGCCTTGGCAACCTGCGCTTTAAGTCCAGCACGAACCGCGCCCCGCGTCAAAGCACGCCGGGTCAACCCGGGGAACAGCGCAAGCTGCATCTCGAACTCAAGGTGCTTGCCGATGTGGGCCTTCTGGGCATGCCCAACGCAGGCAAGAGCACATTTATCGCCGCAGTGTCGAACGCACGCCCCAAGATTGCCGATTACCCCTTCACGACCCTGCACCCGCAACTAGGCGTCGTGCGTCTGGGCGAAGGCCAGAGTTTCGTCGTTGCTGACATACCCGGGCTCATCGAAGGCGCGGCCGAAGGTGCTGGCCTCGGGCACCAGTTCCTGCGCCATCTGCAGCGCACCCGTTTGCTGCTGCACCTCGTGGATGTGGCTCCTTTCGACCCCGCAGCCGATCCCGTGCGCGATGCGCGTAGCGTAGTTGCTGAGTTGAAGAAATACGACCCTGAGCTTGCGGCCAAGCCCCGCTGGCTTGTACTCAACAAGATCGACATGGTTCCGGCCGAGGAACGCAAGGCGCGCACCGCAGACATCGTGCGCCGCCTGCGCCATAAGGGGCCCGTGTATGTGATCTCGGCACTGGCGCGCGAAGGCCTTGAGCCCCTCCTGCGCGACATATTCGAGGCTGTTCGGGCCGCTGCACCCGCCGAGCCGGAGCCGCCGACCGATCCCCGCTTCGCCCAACATGAGCAATGAGTCCGTGCCTCCCACATCCGTGATCGCCGGGGCACGCCGGTTGGTCGTCAAGGTCGGCTCGAGCCTGGTCACGGATGAAGGTCGTGGCATCGACCATGGCGCCGTGGCGCTTTGGGCGCAACAGATTGTGGCACTGCACGCTCTGGGCAAGGAAGTCATCCTGGTGTCCAGTGGCGCCATCGCCGAGGGGATGAAACGTCTGGGTTGGGCCAAGCGACCGAGCGAAATCCCTGAACTGCAGGCGGCGGCTGCCGTCGGTCAGATGGGACTCGCACAGGCCTACGAAACAGCATTCAGCGCGCATGGCCGGCATTGCGCGCAGATCCTGCTGACGCACGCCGATCTTGCCAACCGCCAGCGCTACCTGAACGCCCGAAGCACCCTCGTGACCTTGCTCGCGCACGGCGTCGTGCCAGTGATCAACGAAAACGACACGGTGGTCACCGATGAAATCAAAGTCGGCGACAACGATACGCTTGGTGCGCTGGTGACGAACCTGGTGGAAGCCGACGCGCTCATCATCCTGACCGACCAGCGCGGCTTGTACTCGGCCGATCCCCGCAAGGACCCCTCAGCACGACTGATCGCCGACGCACGGGCCGACGATGCTTCGCTCGCCGCCATGGCCGGGGGCGCAGGCAGCGCCATCGGCAAGGGCGGCATGCTGACCAAGGTCTTGGCTGCGCGGCGTGCGGCGCAAAGCGGGGCGCACACGGTCATTGCCAGCGGACGGGAGCGCGAGGTGCTGCTGCGCCTGGCAAGCGGCCAGTGCATTGGCAGCCAGTTGCGCGCGGGTGCCGGGAAACTGGCTGCGCGCAAGCAATGGATGCTTGATCACCTGCAGACTGCCGGACGCGTGGTTGTGGACGCCGGTGCGGCCCACCACCTGCGCGAAGGTGGCGCCAGCTTGCTGCCCGTGGGGGTCGTCGATGTGCTTGGCGAGTTCGAGCGCGGCGATGTGATCGTCGTGCTCGACGATCAGGGCCGGGAGATTGCACGGGGACTGAGCAATTACGCGTCTGCGGAAGCCCGGCTCATCCGGCGCGCTCCAACCGCGCAGATCGAACCCATTCTCGGATTCATCGAGGAATCCGAACTCATTCACCGCGACAACATGGTCCTGACACAGCTTGCCGCCGGGTGACCGCCGCGCCGAGCCACACGCCGCACGGCCCGGGTCTGTCGCCGAGCACCTGGAAGGACGCTCAGCCCACGCCGTCAAGGCGTGGGCTGAGGGCCATGCAAACCCTGCCTGAGGTTTTCCACGATGGTCTCAGCGGAGCCCGCTGCGCGCCCATTCTCGCAAAGGTAGTCCGAGGCAAGCACTCCATGGATGCGTGTGAATCCGCCCACGTTCACGGCGATCCAATCCGTCTGCGGATTCCGAACCCACTGTTGTCCACCCGCACTCCAAACCCCGTAAACATGCCAGGCGTTTTGCGCGCAGTCCAAGCCCTCATAGCTGACATTGCGCACGCCTTCCGCGCTTTGCGCCACCAGGACGTAACGCACCACGGTGTCGCTGGCGACGCTGATACTGGACAGATCGACAAAAAATCCCATCGTCGAGCCGCCAGTGACGGAAACCTTTTGCAGCGCGGCCTCTTGCGGAGCCTTGGGAAATTGAACGGCGACGGCGCTTGCAGGGGGCTTCAATGGCCCGAACAAGCCCTCTTGATTTTCCGAGGCTTGGGCAAAGGCAAGACTGGTTGCCGAGCACAGCAGCAGGCTGCATGCCAGCGCACGCGCGGCCTGCCGCAATGGGAACGAGTGGATCATTCGGGAACCGGTTCGTGAGTGAAGGCGCCATGCAAAGGACGCCCATGGCGTAGATTGGCCCGCAAATAGCGCGTACGCGGCTCCAGTCTCGGCAGCAAGTGCGAAAGCTCCGACAGGGCCTGCTGGTAGACGTCACGCTTGAACTCGATCACGCTATCCAGTGCAATCCAGTAGTCATTCCAGCGCCAGGCGTCAAACTCCGGGTGGCTGGTCGCACGCAGGCACACATCACAATCGCGCCCGGTAAGCTTGAGAAGAAACCAGATCTGCTTCTGGCCTTTGTAAATGCCCCGGCTGTCGCGCCGCAGGTATTGCTGCGGGACGTCATAGCGCAACCAGTTGCGGGTGCGCCCCAGCACATGCACATGGCAGGGCTTCAGCCCGACCTCCTCGAACAGTTCGCGGTACATCGCCTGCTCGGGGTTTTCTCCGGCGTTGATGCCACCTTGCGGGAATTGCCAGGAATGCGCACTCACCCGCTTGCCCCAAAACACCTGATTTTTGGTGTTTAGCAGGATGATGCCGACGTTGGGACGATAGCCTTCGCGGTCCAACATGGCCAATATCCTTCATCTTTTAGAATCGTGATTTGATTATAGGCACCGGCTTGCGCGTTGCCGATCCCCTCTGGCCCTTTCCGCAAGACCGGCAAGGTCGGACACTGCAGCATCCCCTTCCCCACTGTCTCCAGGCAAACCCTTCATGCGCGTTTCCCGCTTTTTCATTTCGACCCAGAAAGAAGCCCCGGCTGATGCCGAAGTCGCCAGCCAAGCCCTGATGTTGCGTGCCGGGATGATCAGAAAGCTCGCAGCTGGCCTG
This window contains:
- the rpmA gene encoding 50S ribosomal protein L27; translated protein: MAQKKGGGSTRNGRDSEAKRLGVKAFGGEAIPAGSIIVRQRGTRFHAGVNVGMGKDHTLFALVDGQVQFGRKGEHNRQYVNITPLNTAEA
- the rplU gene encoding 50S ribosomal protein L21; this translates as MYAVIKTGGKQYKVCAGEKIKVEQLSADIGQDIVIDQVLAVFDGADTRIGTPLLAGAAVKAKVLAHGRGEKVHIFKMRRRKHYQKRQGHRQNYTELQIESIAA
- a CDS encoding CNP1-like family protein yields the protein MIHSFPLRQAARALACSLLLCSATSLAFAQASENQEGLFGPLKPPASAVAVQFPKAPQEAALQKVSVTGGSTMGFFVDLSSISVASDTVVRYVLVAQSAEGVRNVSYEGLDCAQNAWHVYGVWSAGGQQWVRNPQTDWIAVNVGGFTRIHGVLASDYLCENGRAAGSAETIVENLRQGLHGPQPTP
- a CDS encoding RNA pyrophosphohydrolase — translated: MLDREGYRPNVGIILLNTKNQVFWGKRVSAHSWQFPQGGINAGENPEQAMYRELFEEVGLKPCHVHVLGRTRNWLRYDVPQQYLRRDSRGIYKGQKQIWFLLKLTGRDCDVCLRATSHPEFDAWRWNDYWIALDSVIEFKRDVYQQALSELSHLLPRLEPRTRYLRANLRHGRPLHGAFTHEPVPE
- a CDS encoding polyprenyl synthetase family protein, which encodes MLEVDATIRHNLTSEVQLINAISAYIVSAGGKRLRPALLLLIAKAHGYQGPHHHLLAAVVELIHTATLLHDDVVDESELRRGRKTSNATFGNAASVLAGDFLYSRAFQMMVKAGDMRILQILADATNVIAEGEVLQLLNMHDPDIGDERYLQVINYKTATLFEAAARIGAVLAGTSAEHEAAAASYGRCIGTAFQLIDDALDYSGKAAEMGKNVGDDLREGKPTLPLIVAMKRCSPPERKVIEDAIREGLSDEMPRVLQIVQKCGALDVVYASAQTELNRARSLIEGLAVTPAREALINLCSYSLDRNA
- the cgtA gene encoding Obg family GTPase CgtA — protein: MKFIDEAQIEVFAGNGGNGCMSFRREKFIPFGGPDGGDGGRGGHVYVQADSNLNTLIDFRYQRLYRARNGEHGRGADQFGAAGEDMLLRVPVGTLVRDAETDEVVADLTQSGQRIVLAHGGAGGLGNLRFKSSTNRAPRQSTPGQPGEQRKLHLELKVLADVGLLGMPNAGKSTFIAAVSNARPKIADYPFTTLHPQLGVVRLGEGQSFVVADIPGLIEGAAEGAGLGHQFLRHLQRTRLLLHLVDVAPFDPAADPVRDARSVVAELKKYDPELAAKPRWLVLNKIDMVPAEERKARTADIVRRLRHKGPVYVISALAREGLEPLLRDIFEAVRAAAPAEPEPPTDPRFAQHEQ
- the proB gene encoding glutamate 5-kinase, with protein sequence MSNESVPPTSVIAGARRLVVKVGSSLVTDEGRGIDHGAVALWAQQIVALHALGKEVILVSSGAIAEGMKRLGWAKRPSEIPELQAAAAVGQMGLAQAYETAFSAHGRHCAQILLTHADLANRQRYLNARSTLVTLLAHGVVPVINENDTVVTDEIKVGDNDTLGALVTNLVEADALIILTDQRGLYSADPRKDPSARLIADARADDASLAAMAGGAGSAIGKGGMLTKVLAARRAAQSGAHTVIASGREREVLLRLASGQCIGSQLRAGAGKLAARKQWMLDHLQTAGRVVVDAGAAHHLREGGASLLPVGVVDVLGEFERGDVIVVLDDQGREIARGLSNYASAEARLIRRAPTAQIEPILGFIEESELIHRDNMVLTQLAAG
- a CDS encoding DUF3563 family protein, with the translated sequence MSTFIRFLHKAFPGLESQEGLNEDYLAQSVDTADLERRMHDL